Proteins from a genomic interval of Armigeres subalbatus isolate Guangzhou_Male unplaced genomic scaffold, GZ_Asu_2 Contig937, whole genome shotgun sequence:
- the LOC134204846 gene encoding uncharacterized protein K02A2.6-like, with product MTQRQQEITDGIDTVAWLAAEIKPAALTIEEIEAATKSDDELQAVKDAIFSGHWDSVPAEFRTATIKDDLTTFGELVLRGDRIVIPKELRDKLIELAHSGHQGCTAMKAQLRAKIWFPLMDKAVENFVRRCKPCTMTGIPDSPNPMLRRRPTEPWQDVAIDFKEGLVGGLSLLVVVCYTSRFIQVEPMKPATAQRVIAALLRMFSTLGIPRSITADNGPQFRADEFARFCVSYGIHLNLSTPYWPEQNGAVER from the coding sequence ATGACCCAGCGTCAACAAGAAATCACAGATGGCATTGATACTGTTGCGTGGTTGGCAGCAGAAATTAAACCGGCCGCTCTTACTATCGAAGAAATTGAAGCAGCAACTAAAAGTGACGATGAACTCCAAGCCGTAAAGGATGCGATATTCTCCGGTCACTGGGACTCGGTTCCAGCAGAATTTAGGACAGCAACGATAAAAGATGACCTGACCACATTCGGTGAACTCGTTCTACGAGGAGATCGTATCGTTATTCCGAAGGAACTGCGTGATAAGCTAATTGAGCTGGCTCATTCTGGTCACCAAGGGTGTACCGCTATGAAGGCCCAGCTTAGAGCAAAAATATGGTTTCCCCTGATGGATAAAGCTGTAGAGAACTTCGTGCGACGCTGTAAACCCTGTACAATGACGGGGATCCCGGACAGTCCAAATCCCATGCTTAGACGTAGACCAACAGAACCCTGGCAGGATGTCGCGATCGATTTTAAAGAAGGATTGGTAGGTGGTTTGTCGTTACTAGTGGTAGTATGCTATACATCGCGGTTCATTCAGGTTGAACCTATGAAACCTGCAACAGCTCAACGGGTAATAGCGGCATTACTCCGAATGTTTAGTACCCTGGGTATTCCGCGATCGATAACAGCAGATAATGGGCCACAATTCAGGGCAGATGAATTTGCTCGCTTCTGTGTTAGTTACGGTATTCATTTGAACTTGTCCACTCCCTACTGGCCCGAACAGAACGGGGCCGTTGAACGCTAG